The genomic window TCATGTGATGTTCCGGACCGCAGCTGTTCTGGCTTACTTATTCTGCGGCTGGTTCAGCAATAGCTTCATCACCAATTTTGTCCTCATTGTCATTCTGCTATCCATGGACTTCTGGACCGTCAAAAACATCACAGGTGGGCTTACTTTAGACCTGATATTTCTAAATACTTTGTTGTCTAGCTCTCTATTGATAATATCTATTTTTCTCAGAAAatgattacaatatatttaaacaattgcATGTGTATTTCCCATTTTACAGGAAGATTACTGGTTGGCCTAAGATGGTGGAATTATGTTGATGATGACGGTGTTAGCCATTGGGTATATGAATCCCGGAAAGTAGGTTTCTTAAACAAGTTCCACTATAGTATAAAACATTCACTCACAATGTTTGCAATGTAAtaacttgggggggggggggggggggggggggggaactcTCACACAATTGTATAGAAAAACAACTTTATAAACTTGTATCAAGCATGGGCAATATGTAACAATTAAACCTGAGAATGCAATGTTTGAATTTGTAGTGAAGTAACTTCCATTGTATTTAAAGTCGGACTAGAATGTAGTCATTATGTTGCACAAGTGAATAGCTCAATCTAAAATGACAAATTTCGTGTTCCAGGGTGTCCACCAGAAGAAGATAACAGCTGCGGAGTCCAGGATATTTTGGCTTTCACTGGTGGCATGTCAAGTCATTTGGATAGTTTTCTTCTTTGGAACATTATTTACTCTTAATTTTAAATGGTTTGtaagtattttttaatttaaaatgatttgtATGTATTCTTTAATTTTAAATGGTTTGTAAACATTCTAAGGCTTGTATGCAGTGTTTTTGAGGTATCCATATGATAATACATtaataacatttcaaaatcGATTTTGTAATATGCCAAAATTGTTAAACACTTGGAATATTACAAAATAGTAATGTTACTGATATTTGATCTGTAGTATTTTTTGATGAAGgcctaccaagtttgttcattATACTAGTGTGTGTATAAACTCCTGTGACATGTTTACTTGTAGATGGTTGTGTTAGTGGGGACAATAATGAATGGAGCCAATGTGTATGGTTACATTCGATGTAAATATGGATCAAAGAAGAAGCTGACATCTGTTGCCACAGGATTCCTTGGACGCCAGTTATGGAAGTCGGTCAGTACACTAATCGGCTTTTGTCTTTCATAGTCATCTTATTGTCTTCATTGTTCAGTTGTAAGGagatttaatataaaaaaaataccctGAAGTTATTATATTAAAgctttaaacaaaaatatatctgaaaaaaataagCTCCTGTAATCTCCCACTTGTTATTAAATAGCTTCCTTCATATTTAACTCCTTCAATATCACTAATTTCTCCCTATCACTTATTTCTCCTTAATCACATAAATTTTATGTAGTCTCCTGCATACCACTCTTGAAATCTTAAACTTACTAAATATGCCAATTTTTGACCTGCAGATGACAACACCAGAGTCTGAGGAGCAGAGTAGCCAAAAATAATTAAGAGACAACCTTTATGTGTAAAGTGACTTAATCTACAAATGGATCCATAAGTAGCCTAGCTTCATCATATGTACCAGGGTGTGTATGGTCAACAGGTTAACCACCATGATGTAGATCGATCAGACATGGCAGAGCTGTTTATCCTGGCACCAGAGTACCAATACTTTGGGCTATTCCAGTTAATATGTACCCCATCCCAGGACTCCAGTTTTTGTTTAGGGGTACCACCTATAGAACTTCTTTGGATACTTTCCTTTATTTGTAATAGAAATAATAGGTAGGAAACCCAACCATGGACAGAAACATTCCATTCTGGAGTCCAAGGGTCAGGTAGatgttttaatggaatagcccttaaTGGGTTGGTGGAAAGATCTGACATTTGCGggaactttttatttatttgactATATTATTGAATTCAAATATTAGTGGATACATGTTATAAgtaaatgtatgttttaatgttgattttaagacagaaatgaaatcattattatcTAAGCCAAACATTTATAGAATATAGCAATATTTCTTTAAGCTGTGTGAACATTGGTTGTGAAAGAGTATTTTAGATGTCTGATACATGTGTAATTTGGTGAAGATATTCTTTCTAACTTTACTCCAATGTAGGGACATGTCTTTGTACTAAGTAAACAATTAACTTATTCTTTattaattgtatatacataatgtatgcaTATAATATTTCAAGGTGATGCATTATGACTAGTATAACTACTTGTGTAATAGAATGAAcctgaaattttattttgaacttgTGTCATTCCATATATTTACCCTAATTTGTGTGTTGAATTGATTGTATGTAACagatataattaattaaatttaaatcactgcttcTGCTAGTGATCAAACGTTGGACCTCTGGCTTAGTAGTCTTAACCTCAGACCAATCAAGCTAAAGACAAGATCTTTCTAGCAGAGcagtatattgcggctagtatttaccagggttacatatatactccccctccaggaaagaactccTCCTGGAGTTTTGAGGGGTTACAGCAATGCTTTTGCAAAAGTATAATTCCTGTGTgcctacatgggcgccaatgtaacaaGAGTGCGtgattatttaaatttaaatcactgcctccactAGGAATCAAACCTGGGCCTTCTGATTTACTAGTTTTATGCTCCACAGATTGAGCTAATGAGAAGATCTCTTTGTCCGAGTGGTATATTTCAGCTAGTATTTTACCAGggttatatgtatattaagaCTTACAGTAGTGATTACCTGAATGAAGTTTGTGGAAGTATGTGTGTTGATctttgttttatacatgtatgtgtgtaattaGCCTCTCACTTTCTTGGTGAATACCCTTCCAGTATGCTTTAAAAGGGAAATCCCCACCAGCTGAAGCTAGTAAGACACGTTACTCTCAACTTTTAACTGTGTGTGTTAGGCCTTCATGCATGAaattgtagtacatgtatatgtgttacCCAAATGAGATTTGTGGTAGCTGTATGTTACATAAATGAGATTTGTGGTAGGTGTATGTTTGAAACATGAAGGATATTGTTGTAGGTGTATGTGTGTGCTACATGATAAAAGATTTGTGGTAGGTGTATGCATGTATTATCCAATTGAGATTTGTGGTAGGTGTGTGTATTTCCTGAGGtttgtggtatgtgtgtgtattacccGACTGagattttgtatgtgtatgtgtgtgtattaccagACTGAGATTTTCtaggtgtatgtgtgttattCTTTGGTGACTGTTTTGAGAAGGAAATATAATACCAATACAGAATGTACTACAAAACTCACAGTGttgtgttttaatttcatataaatatacatgtattgttacaAACAAAATTGTATTTCTTTTAATTCAAAGAGACATTTGTCTTCTGACATATCCTGTTAGAGGAAGGTCATAAAGGAATTTTAGAATGGGTTTCCTTCAATgattacatgtaggtataaaacGTGGTTATCATATGAAAAAGCTTTCAACAGACACATttgtttaaaaagtttaaattttgcAGAGTAAAAGTAAACATGTTGTGTTTCCTTTATTGTGATTtaaatagcccaccatctgactAAACTTTAGGAGAAATGCAGATTGATCATTATACAACTGTATACAAGGTTCACAACACaacctcgatactccaggggttagTTCACTTTCACTACACCCCTGGAATATTTCTATCCTTGATACTCCAGGGGCTAGTTCACTCTCTAcacccctggaatatgtcatgacAAAGTAAATGAAAGGCACACAACCTACTATTTGATTGGTGCTAGGGAAAAAAACTGACGAATCGCTAGGCTGATGCATTTCTTTTGAAGATTAAAGAGGCGCATCAACCAACTTGCATTTCAAAGAAAGTCAATTTAATGGTATGGTGACCTCAAGATTCGTGTGATGCATATTATAAGTATAAAACTAGTCTTTGTTTTATCTACAAAAGGGCAATGACAGAGCCTTAGATTTTACAGCAACATATCCCAGGGATGCAGTCAGTGAAAGTGAACACAACCCCGAGAGTATTGAGGATAGGCCTGAATAAGGACGGAATATTTCCACACTGTAGGGGTTAGAGGATTGACAGgaatattgtacagtacacgtATTATCACAGCAGTGATACGGAGCCTGACAGCAGACTACTGCGGGAAGTTCAGTGTATAGGTATTAGGTAACTCTGGGAGGCTGACTGGAGTATTCCAGGTGTGCAGAGAGTGAAAGTAACCAAAGGATTATTAGGATACACAATACCTAAACACTGACTTTAATGCCTGGGGTCAAACTAGAGTAAACAAacataatacataaataaaCTAGTGAAATCAGTTGTAAACCAGTTCAATAACAATACCACTTGTCCTTTGTTGTTTTTCACTGTCCAGACACTGGCCTGTCCTTCCTGAATTATGCTGTTGTTGACATAAGCCCATTACTGCTTGTTAAAGTTTTCTTCTTACGGTAGTTTTCCAACTGATGGGGTTTCTTGGCCATTTTAGTTTTAAGCAGCCACTCTTTATAAAACTCATTGAAATCATCCAAGTCTTCTTCCAAAgcttttgatttgtttgttCTATTTTTGCGCTGAAAtagatataatttacaggtacTACTAAGATATGAGCAGTGGAAATGAAATAGCATTAAGTTAATGTATGGCAACCACagtattttagaaaaaaataagtatTCACCAAAACATTGTACCTGTCTAATTTTAAtgacactttaaaaaaaaaattgaagtgtgaaacaaatatacagtataggccATAAGTAAGAAGTTTATAGAAAGTAGTATTCTTTTATCAGGTTAAAAGTCACTTATAACCTgaaaaaatacaacaatgataatataatctgttatactgtatgtaagaTCATTTTATATGCAGTGCTTATATATTAACATGCCGAAGATTGTTTATCAAACAACTACCCTCATCATCTTAAGTCCAGGGGTTATGTTCACTCTGAGAACAAAATCTTGACTCACCTTTTCTACTAATATCTGAGTCCTTATATTTTGTAGGTGTCGTTCAATTGTTCCTAAGAAATGCATATCTGGTTTTATATTCAGATTTTCCATTTTTCGAAGCAGTCTCTTTTTATATTGAAAAGCCCCAGGTGCTTTTCCAATCAGTAAACCAAATGTTTTGATGTCTGGAACCAGACCTGCAttctgtaaacaaacaaaatacaaatatgacACTGAACTGGTAATCAAACTATAACAAGGTATCACTAAgctaactagaactgtcgccaggatggctgactaatacccccgcaatctgcatgagtcaatggtgaattggaactgttaattagaggctaactaagataacccatgCATGCCAATATTTGTGAAATTCAGAAtgtctgaaatatgtgttgttcacaataaagagaattccgtgaccagttgccatagcaaccataattttgagaaaaagaaagtggcatgcacatctacacatggtcctctatatttgtgtgaagtttcattgaaatcggcccttcggtttaggagaagttgtccagacaaacttaaagttatggctcttatcggaaaacctgtttatagtgacaagttgccatagcaaccataattttgaggaaaagaaagtggcatgcacatctacacttGATCtataatatttgtgtgaagtttcattggaatcggtccatcggtttaggaggagttgtcgggacaaaatgtgtctacagacggacggacagaccacctgattccagtataccccccctaacttcatTGCGGGAGTATAATTACCCTCCAcagtattataacaaggtatcaCTGAACTGATTACCCTCCACAGTATTATAACAAGTTATTACTGAACTGATTACCCTCCACtgtattataacaaggtatcaCTGAACTGATTACCCTCCAcagtattataacaaggtatcaCTGAACTGATTACCCTCCAcagtattataacaaggtatcaCTGAACTGATTACCCTCCAcagtattataacaaggtatcaCTGAACTGATTACCTTCCAcagtattataacaaggtatcaCAGAACTGATTACCCTCCAcagtattataacaaggtatcgCTGAACTGATTACCCTCCAcagtattataacaaggtatcgCTGAACTGATTACCCTCCAcagtattataacaaggtatcgCTGAACTGATTACCCTCCAcagtattataacaaggtatcgCTGAACTGATTACCCTCCAcagtattataacaaggtatcaCTGAACTGATTACCATCCAcagtattataacaaggtatcaCAGAACTGATTACCCTCCAcagtattataacaaggtatcgCTGAACTGATTACCCTCCAcagtattataacaaggtatcgCTGAACTGATTACCGTCCATagtattataacaaggtatcaCAGAACTGATTACCCTCCATagtattataacaaggtatcaCTGAACTGATTACCCTCCAcagtattataacaaggtattaCTGAACTGATTACTTTCCAcagtattataacaaggtatcaATGAACTGATTACCTTCCAcagtattataacaaggtatcaCCAAACTGATTACCCTCCAcagtattataacaaggtattgCTGAACTGATTACCCTCCAcagtattataacaaggtatcaCTGAACTGATTACCATCCAcagtattataacaaggtattaCTGAACTGATTACCCTCCAcagtattataacaaggtatcaCTGAACTGATTACCCTCCAcagtattataacaaggtatcaCTGAACTGATTACCCTCCAcagtattataacaaggtatcaCTGAACTGATTACCCTCCAcagtattataacaaggtatcgCTGAACTGATTACCCTCCAcagtattataacaaggtatcaCTGAACTGATTACCCTCCAcagtattataacaaggtattgCTGAACTGATTACCCTCCAcagtattataacaaggtatcaCTGAACTGATTACCCTCCAcagtattataacaaggtatcaCTGAACTGATTACCCTCCAcagtattataacaaggtatcaCTGAACTGATTACCCTCCAcagtattataacaaggtatcaCTAAACTGATTACCTTCCAcagtattataacaaggtatcgCTGAACTGATTACCTTCCACAGTATCATAACAAGGTATCACAGAACTGATTACCCCCCAcagtattataacaaggtattaCTGAACTGATTACCCTCCAcagtattataacaaggtatcaCAGAACTGATTACCCTCCACAgtattataacaatgtatcaccGAGCTGATTACCCTCCAcagtattataacaaggtatcaCTGAACTGATTACCCTCAACAGTATTAAAACAAGGTATTACTGAACTGATTACCCTCCAcagtattataacaaggtatcaCTGAACTGATTACCCTCCAcagtattataacaaggtatcaCAGAACTGATTACCCTCCAcagtattataacaaggtatcaCTGAACTGATTACCCTCCAcagtattataacaaggtatcaCAGAACTGATTACCCTCAAcagtattataacaaggtatcgCAGAACTGATTACCCTCCAcagtattataacaaggtatcgCTGAACTGATTACCCTCCAcagtattataacaaggtatcaCTGAACTGATTACCCTCCAcagtattataacaaggtatcgCTGAACTGATTACCCTCCAcagtattataacaaggtatcgCTGAACTGATTACGCTCCAcagtattataacaaggtatcaCTGAACTGATTACCATCCAcagtattataacaaggtatcaCAGAACTGATTACCCTCCAcagtattataacaaggtatcgCTGAACTGATTACCCTCCAcagtattataacaaggtatcgCTGAACTGATTACCCTCCATagtattataacaaggtatcaCAGAACTGATTACCCTCCATagtattataacaaggtatcaCTGAACTGATTACCCTCCAcagtattataacaaggtattaCTGAACTGATTACCTTCCAcagtattataacaaggtatcaATGAACTGATTACCTTCCACAGTATTTTAACAAGGTATCGCTGAACTGATTACCCTCCAcagtattataacaaggtatcaCAGAACTGATTACCCTCCAcagtattataacaaggtattaCTGAACTGATTACCCTCCAcagtattataacaaggtatcaCAGAACTGATTACCCCCCAcagtattataacaaggtatcaCTGAACTGATTACCCTCTAcagtattataacaaggtattaCTGAACTGATTACCCTCCAcagtattataacaaggtatcaCTGAACTGATTACCTTCCAcagtattataacaaggtatcgCTGAACTGATTACCTTCCAcagtattataacaaggtattaCCGAACTGATTACCCTCCAcagtattataacaaggtattaCCGAACTGATTACCCTCCAcagtattataacaaggtattaCTGAACTGATTACCCTTCCAcagtattataacaaggtatcaCTGAACTGAATAGTAGAAGTACTACCCATAAAGGGTTATCTGTTGATGAAAATGGATAGATCACCAAATTGGCCATGATCGTCTTAAGATGTGacccaaaaatatttttgttaacaTTGTCCTTTCCTGGTATCAGCTAAACCCTTGTGGTGGAATTTGTGAGGAGGCTTAAAATGTAAGTTACTGACAGAAAActtaattatttaaaacatttcaaaatgtctGCAATAGCCCCATGTGGAATTTTAAATCAACCAAAGAATGGCAAACCAATTGAAAttgagaagatttttaaaatgtcaaaagtgCTTTGACATCTAGACTTTTAACACAGAACAGACAGGCAGATAAAATAATAAGAATAAATACCTCCATGGATTCAAGGATCTCTTTGGCATCCTTTGGATCCCTTGTACAGAATATTAGACTTCCATATGTCTGCTTGTTGGGCACAACATCGTATTTGGAAAACAGCTGTAAAACAGCCTGAAAAgacattaaaatgtattctCCATAAGTTCTACTAACAAATAACCTTGTTCATTTCCATACAATTGTGGATCCTGTGGTTGGGGGTTGGGGTTGTGGGGTGTTgggattgggggggggggggggggggggcactcTTCACTTTTGTATACacttacattttgtaaaagCAACTTTCTTTCAAGTGAGATTTACTTTtgtgaataaaaacaaatttgtgaaagttaattgctgtgaaccatatttttttgtataatatatagatatatatatagtaataataataaaaaacacaaaccagaaattggggggggggggggggggggggggagggcaCTCTTCACTTTTGTATACACTTAAAAGCAACTTTCTTTCAAGTGAGATTTACTTttgtgaataaaaaaaattgtgaaagttaattgctgtgaaccatatttttttgtataatatatagatatatatatagtaataataataaaaaacacaaaccagaaattgggggggggggggggagggcaCTCTTCACTTTTGTATACACTTAAAAGCAACTTTCTTTCAAGTGAGATTTACTattgtgaataaaaaaaattgtgaaagttaattgctgtgaaccatatttttttgtataatatagatatatatatagtaataataataaaaaacacaaaccagaaattcacactagcgctttcacatgctttgagagcaagctcttcaggtgtgttatatatatatatatctcttgttttcattatcaGTACTTGTTTCCCTAGCCATTGTAGGACTGACATGACTATCTAATGACAACACATACTGATCGtagacaatacatgtatagacaatACAGTCTGGttctattgtttatttttctattcATTTGTGTTTAAGATATTACCACATTTATAGGTGTTTACCTGTACAACTACGTACATTTATATTGTCATACATGAAACTGTAGTGTAAAGTGAAAATACAACTATACTGGTATTCTGTCTCACAAGTTAATCGCCACAACCTTAAAAACAGAAATCGTAAAAATTTGGTAGCATCTACAGAAAATTGgttaacaatatcatttatgaCTTTTTACACTAGTTGTAGCCAAGTTGTAAATGAATCCAATTTGTCCTGGATAAACGCCTTATCATAAATGCCCTTTATTATCCTACACATGTACAGGTTCATAAATGCAGAGGGGGAACCCTTAAAGGAATTTAGGACCCAACTTCAATGCTTAAGCACAAACAAAGAAATGAAGACATTGAGTACATATACCTTTGCATCACTGTAAGTCTCCCGATGAGATTTACTTCGTATAAGTGCGTTGAGAAATGTGGAGTCTGCCTTTATGTTTCCTTCTGCAAGTGCTGACAGAATGATCTCTTCATCTTCCTTTCCTCGTATCATTTCTACCAACCATGTCAACACGGTGATGTCTGGACTAACCTTGTCAGCCTTCATCCTATGTAGAAATCCCCTAACACCACCCATTAACATAAGTCTATCTCTACTTTCTGACATGTTACCAAGAGAAACTACTTCAGAGAAAGTCTCCTTTGGATTCAATAAATCTGGAAATGTTGCTACTGTACAAGGCTTTTCATGAGACTGGACCATTGCCACAGAAGGCTGAGGTGCGTGGGACAAAGAAGTATCATCAGAACATTGTCCAGTATGTAGTTCTAATTGTGATTCTCTTCCTTGTTTGTTTCTGAAAAACACAGCAGATTTCACATATATGATTACATATACATTCAAGATTCTAAATTActctccaggtacacatatatatctataggcagccaagtctcccggtacacatatatatctataggcagcgaagtctccaggtacacatatatatctatagacaGCCAAGTCTcccggtacacatatatatctataggcagccaagtctccaggtacacatatatatctataggcagccaagtctccaggtacacatatatatctataggcagccaagtctccaggtacacatatatatctatagacagccaagtctccaggtacacatatatatctataggcagccaagtctcccggtacacatatatatctataggcagccaagtctccaggtacacatatatatctataggcagccaagtctccaggtacacatatatatctataggcagcgaAGTCTCcaagtacacatatatatctataggcagccaagtctccaggtacacatatatatctataggcagccaagtctccaggtacacatatatatctataggcagccaagtctccaagtacacatatatatctataggcagccaagtctccaggtacacatgtatatctataggcagccaagtctcccggtacacatatatatctataggcagccaagtctccaggtacacatatatatctataggcagccaagtctccaggtacacatatatatctataggcagccaagtctccaggtacacatatatatctataggcagccaagtctcccggtacacatatatatctataggcagccaaatctccaggtacacatatatatctataggcagccaagtctcccggtacacatatatatctataggcagccaagtctccaggtacacatatatatctataggcagccaagtctccaagtacacatatatatctataggcagccaagtctccaggtacacatgtatatctataggca from Pecten maximus chromosome 1, xPecMax1.1, whole genome shotgun sequence includes these protein-coding regions:
- the LOC117326705 gene encoding Golgi apparatus membrane protein TVP23 homolog B-like → MDATEDVTLNFGEEDEIDRRRHLKHPVAVFFHVMFRTAAVLAYLFCGWFSNSFITNFVLIVILLSMDFWTVKNITGRLLVGLRWWNYVDDDGVSHWVYESRKGVHQKKITAAESRIFWLSLVACQVIWIVFFFGTLFTLNFKWFMVVLVGTIMNGANVYGYIRCKYGSKKKLTSVATGFLGRQLWKSMTTPESEEQSSQK